Proteins encoded together in one Sinorhizobium meliloti window:
- a CDS encoding Gfo/Idh/MocA family oxidoreductase, with the protein MSGKRRLGIGLIGTGFMGKAHALGFTIASRVFGLPFELDLVSVADVTQEGAEAARGQLGFRKATADWRELLTDPEIDIIDITTPNLLHKEMALAAIAHGKHVYCEKPLAPTVADCAEMVAAAQRAGVVTQVGFNYLKNPLIFLARDIIESGEIGEIRSFRGIHAEDFMADESVPWGWRLDPRSGGGALADIGSHMIACMRHLVGPIRSVLAETVIHVPQRPVTRGATESRTVEVDDVTRAFVRFESGASGSFEASWIATGRKMQHDFEIYGSKGSIVFTQERLNEIRVYSAGDDIRSRGFRTIWAGPEHPPYGAFCVAPGHQIGFNELKAIEANEFLEAIAKGGKTSTDFREGYEVQKVLSATYHSARTNEWVEIG; encoded by the coding sequence ATGAGCGGCAAGCGCAGGCTGGGCATTGGCCTGATCGGGACGGGCTTCATGGGCAAGGCGCATGCCCTTGGGTTCACGATTGCGTCACGAGTCTTCGGCCTGCCCTTCGAGCTGGATCTCGTATCCGTCGCGGACGTGACGCAGGAGGGCGCGGAGGCGGCCCGCGGACAACTCGGCTTCCGCAAGGCGACGGCCGACTGGCGCGAACTTCTGACCGATCCCGAGATCGACATCATCGACATCACCACGCCGAACCTCCTGCACAAGGAAATGGCGCTCGCTGCGATTGCACACGGCAAGCACGTCTATTGCGAAAAGCCGCTGGCACCGACTGTCGCCGACTGCGCCGAGATGGTCGCCGCCGCGCAAAGGGCCGGCGTCGTCACCCAGGTCGGCTTCAACTATCTCAAGAACCCGCTCATTTTTCTCGCCAGGGACATTATCGAAAGCGGCGAGATCGGCGAAATACGGTCGTTTCGCGGCATTCATGCGGAAGATTTCATGGCTGATGAGAGCGTTCCGTGGGGTTGGCGGCTGGACCCGCGTAGCGGCGGCGGTGCGCTCGCCGACATCGGCAGCCACATGATCGCCTGCATGCGCCATCTCGTCGGGCCGATCCGGTCCGTACTGGCAGAGACCGTCATCCACGTTCCGCAGCGCCCTGTCACGCGCGGCGCCACAGAGAGCCGGACGGTCGAGGTCGACGACGTCACGAGGGCCTTCGTCCGTTTCGAGAGCGGCGCGAGCGGAAGCTTCGAAGCGAGCTGGATCGCGACCGGCCGCAAGATGCAGCACGATTTCGAGATTTACGGCTCCAAGGGAAGCATCGTCTTCACCCAGGAGCGGCTCAACGAGATCAGGGTCTACTCCGCGGGCGACGACATCAGGAGCCGCGGCTTCCGGACGATCTGGGCGGGACCGGAGCATCCGCCCTACGGAGCCTTCTGCGTGGCACCGGGCCACCAGATCGGCTTCAACGAGCTGAAGGCGATCGAGGCCAACGAGTTCCTGGAAGCGATCGCCAAGGGCGGCAAAACCTCGACCGATTTCCGCGAGGGCTACGAAGTCCAGAAGGTCCTTTCCGCAACCTATCACTCTGCAAGGACGAACGAGTGGGTGGAGATTGGCTGA
- a CDS encoding Rrf2 family transcriptional regulator, whose protein sequence is MKRDSRLSITLHALLHMAERETITSEELAACLSTNPVVVRRTMAGLREAGLVRSEKGHGGGWSLVRDLATISLADVHAALGEPPVFAIGNRTEAPGCVVEQAVNAAMDGALRDAEALLMQRLERISLADLSNDFQRRMAIRRQQMKEQNHGG, encoded by the coding sequence ATGAAACGCGATAGCCGACTTTCCATTACTTTGCATGCGCTCCTCCACATGGCGGAGCGTGAAACCATCACCTCGGAGGAGTTGGCAGCCTGCCTCTCCACCAATCCCGTCGTGGTCCGACGCACCATGGCGGGTTTACGGGAAGCGGGTCTCGTCCGCTCCGAAAAGGGGCATGGCGGAGGCTGGTCGCTCGTGCGCGATCTCGCAACCATCAGCCTTGCGGACGTGCATGCCGCGCTCGGTGAACCGCCCGTGTTTGCGATCGGCAACCGAACCGAGGCTCCCGGCTGTGTGGTGGAGCAGGCGGTCAATGCCGCGATGGACGGAGCGCTCCGGGATGCCGAGGCGCTTCTCATGCAGCGATTGGAACGAATAAGCCTCGCAGATCTTTCAAACGATTTCCAGCGACGAATGGCGATCCGTCGCCAGCAGATGAAGGAGCAGAACCATGGCGGTTGA
- a CDS encoding ankyrin repeat domain-containing protein, with the protein MLDKELLTAARLGNAAEISALVERGAHVDARDETGATALLIATHENNIEAARALIAAGADVNAKDRIEDSPYLYAGARGHLEILKMTLAHGADLKSTNRYGGTALIPAAERGHVETVKTLIDAGVAVDHVNRLGWTALLEAIILGNGGDSHTDIVRLLIEAGADVDLADGEGVTPLAHAKRRGFRRIERLLLAAGAHQTAE; encoded by the coding sequence ATGCTGGATAAAGAACTCCTCACGGCCGCCCGGCTGGGCAATGCCGCCGAAATCAGCGCTCTCGTAGAGCGCGGCGCACACGTGGATGCGCGCGACGAAACAGGCGCGACGGCCCTGCTCATCGCCACGCATGAGAACAATATCGAGGCCGCAAGGGCTCTCATCGCGGCCGGTGCCGACGTCAATGCCAAGGACCGCATCGAGGACAGCCCTTATCTCTATGCCGGCGCGCGCGGCCATCTCGAAATATTGAAGATGACGCTCGCGCATGGCGCCGATCTCAAAAGCACCAACCGCTACGGCGGCACCGCCCTCATTCCAGCCGCCGAGCGCGGCCATGTCGAAACCGTGAAGACGCTGATCGATGCCGGGGTTGCCGTCGACCATGTAAACCGCCTCGGCTGGACGGCGCTCCTCGAGGCGATCATCCTCGGCAACGGAGGCGACAGCCATACGGACATCGTCAGGCTGCTGATCGAGGCCGGTGCGGATGTCGATCTGGCGGACGGCGAAGGCGTTACGCCCCTCGCCCATGCTAAAAGGCGAGGGTTCCGGCGGATCGAGCGCCTCCTCCTCGCCGCCGGCGCTCATCAAACGGCGGAATGA
- a CDS encoding class II glutamine amidotransferase, which produces MCRWAAYRGEPLYLEELVTSPKHSLIEQSHCAVRAKTATNGDGFGIAWYGDRPEPGRYRDILPAWSDCNLKSIARQIRSPLFLAHVRAATGGGTRRDNCHPFVFGRWSFMHNGQIGDFEHLRRPMETMLDNELYSARSGTTDSELLFLLALQFGLDRDPLGAVAEALAFVERLAERLGRPALVRFTAAFSDGRDLYAVRYATDWKAPTLYAGPMGSSGGYCLVSEPLNDDDSAWVEVPDGSAIIVGENGVDVRLFGTADLAIAPTSGLSSG; this is translated from the coding sequence ATGTGCCGTTGGGCAGCCTATCGCGGAGAGCCGCTTTATCTCGAAGAACTCGTGACGTCGCCCAAGCATTCCCTGATCGAGCAATCCCATTGCGCCGTCAGGGCGAAAACGGCGACCAATGGCGACGGCTTCGGAATAGCGTGGTACGGCGACCGTCCTGAGCCGGGCCGCTACCGGGACATCCTGCCCGCCTGGTCGGATTGCAATCTCAAGAGCATTGCGAGGCAGATTCGCTCTCCGCTGTTCCTCGCCCATGTTCGCGCGGCCACCGGCGGCGGCACGCGCCGCGACAATTGCCATCCCTTCGTCTTCGGCCGCTGGTCCTTCATGCATAATGGGCAGATCGGCGATTTCGAGCATTTGCGGCGGCCGATGGAGACCATGCTCGACAACGAGCTCTATTCGGCGCGCAGCGGCACGACGGATTCGGAGCTGCTCTTCCTGCTTGCCCTGCAGTTCGGTCTCGACCGTGATCCCCTCGGTGCCGTTGCCGAGGCGCTCGCCTTCGTCGAGCGGCTTGCCGAACGCCTGGGACGCCCGGCACTCGTGCGCTTCACGGCGGCCTTCTCCGACGGCCGCGATCTTTATGCGGTCCGCTATGCCACGGATTGGAAAGCTCCCACGCTCTATGCAGGTCCGATGGGGTCGAGTGGCGGCTATTGCCTCGTCTCCGAGCCGCTCAATGACGATGACAGCGCCTGGGTGGAGGTTCCGGACGGATCCGCGATCATCGTCGGGGAAAACGGCGTCGACGTTCGCCTTTTCGGGACGGCCGACCTGGCAATAGCGCCCACCTCCGGCCTGTCCTCAGGATGA
- a CDS encoding MurR/RpiR family transcriptional regulator — MPTPETIADLPQDFETLKAVILERKAQLPKRLKQVAAYSLDNPDEIAFGTAASIATSADVQPSTLVRFAQHFGFEGFSSLQQIFRARLRERTPGYEERLKALRQNDHSKLESGSIFNGFVAAAHRSLDNIATSVDPDAFERAVGILAKANTIYLIAKRRSYPISSYMAYAFGKLKVKYQHVGTAAGIDEDMLAMATKEDAAFAVSFSPYASESASQARLLANRKVPVVSLTDSAFSPLAESSRVWFELVEADHAGFRSLSASMAFAMALTVAIAEKRRRIAEGE; from the coding sequence ATGCCCACGCCTGAAACGATTGCCGATCTCCCGCAGGATTTCGAAACGCTGAAGGCGGTTATCCTCGAGCGCAAGGCGCAGCTGCCGAAACGGCTGAAACAGGTGGCCGCCTACTCGCTCGACAATCCGGACGAGATCGCCTTCGGGACGGCGGCGAGTATTGCGACTTCGGCCGACGTCCAGCCCTCGACGCTCGTGCGCTTCGCCCAGCACTTCGGCTTCGAAGGCTTTTCGAGCCTGCAGCAGATTTTTCGCGCACGCCTGCGGGAGCGCACGCCCGGCTACGAGGAACGGCTGAAGGCGCTGCGCCAGAACGATCACAGCAAGCTCGAAAGCGGATCGATCTTCAACGGCTTCGTTGCCGCCGCCCATCGCTCGCTCGACAACATCGCGACCTCGGTCGATCCGGACGCATTCGAGCGCGCCGTCGGCATTCTCGCAAAGGCGAACACGATCTATCTCATCGCCAAGCGGCGCTCCTATCCGATTTCCAGCTACATGGCCTATGCTTTCGGCAAGCTGAAGGTGAAGTATCAGCATGTCGGAACGGCCGCGGGGATCGACGAGGACATGCTGGCCATGGCGACAAAGGAGGATGCCGCCTTTGCCGTCAGCTTCTCGCCCTACGCGTCGGAAAGCGCCAGCCAGGCGCGCTTGCTCGCCAACCGCAAGGTACCCGTTGTCTCGCTGACCGACTCCGCCTTCTCGCCGCTCGCCGAATCCTCCAGGGTCTGGTTCGAACTGGTCGAGGCCGATCATGCCGGCTTCCGTTCGCTCTCCGCCAGCATGGCCTTCGCCATGGCGCTGACCGTCGCCATCGCCGAGAAACGGCGCCGCATCGCCGAGGGCGAGTGA
- the iolD gene encoding 3D-(3,5/4)-trihydroxycyclohexane-1,2-dione acylhydrolase (decyclizing) encodes MSQKTVRLTMAQAVARFLTRQMTIIDGERVPIFGGVFAIFGHGNVAGVGEALYGVRETLPTYRAQNEQGMANAAIAFAKASFRRRFMACTTSIGPGALNMVTSAALAHVNRLPVLLLPGDVFANRRPDPVLQQVESFGDGTISANDCFKPVSRYFDRITRPEQIIPALHRAMQVLTDPAECGPVTLSLCQDVQAEAYDYPESFFDEKVWVPRRIEPDLDELASAIEALRSAKKPIIIAGGGVLYSEASAELAAFAEKHGIPVMETQAGKSALPHSHPLNMGSIGVTGTSASNALAEEADVVLAVGSRLQDFTTGSWALFKNEALKIIGLNVQAFDAGKHQGQPLIADARAGLNRISGGLGSHKADTAWTERAKAGKAEWLAEAERATATTNAALPSDAQVIGAVQRARGGRQTTLVCAAGGLPGELHKLWQAEEPGGYHMEYGFSTMGYEVAGGLGVKLAKPDSDVIVMVGDGSYMMLNSEIASSVMLGAKFTVVLLDNAGYGCINRLQMGTGGANFNNLLKDTHHVELPRIDFAAHAAAMGAVTRKVGSIPELETALAETADEARTTVIVIDTDPLITTEAGGHWWDVAVPEVSDRDQVKAAREGYEKALQAQRFG; translated from the coding sequence ATGAGCCAGAAAACCGTGCGCCTGACCATGGCACAGGCCGTGGCGCGGTTCCTGACCCGGCAGATGACGATCATCGACGGCGAGCGCGTGCCGATCTTCGGCGGCGTCTTCGCGATCTTCGGCCACGGCAACGTCGCCGGCGTCGGCGAGGCGCTTTACGGCGTTCGCGAAACGCTCCCGACCTACCGCGCCCAGAACGAACAGGGCATGGCGAATGCGGCAATCGCCTTCGCCAAGGCGAGCTTCCGCCGCCGCTTCATGGCCTGCACCACTTCGATCGGCCCGGGCGCGCTCAACATGGTGACCTCGGCCGCGCTGGCGCATGTCAATCGACTGCCGGTTCTCCTCCTTCCCGGCGACGTCTTCGCCAACCGCAGGCCCGATCCGGTGCTGCAGCAGGTGGAGAGTTTCGGGGACGGCACGATCTCGGCGAATGACTGCTTCAAGCCCGTCTCGCGGTATTTCGATCGCATCACCCGGCCCGAGCAGATCATCCCGGCGCTCCACCGCGCCATGCAGGTCCTGACCGATCCTGCCGAATGCGGGCCGGTGACGCTGTCGCTCTGCCAGGACGTGCAGGCGGAAGCCTACGACTATCCGGAATCCTTCTTCGACGAGAAGGTCTGGGTTCCGCGCCGCATCGAGCCTGATCTCGACGAGCTGGCATCGGCAATCGAGGCGCTCAGATCCGCGAAGAAGCCGATCATCATCGCCGGTGGCGGCGTGCTCTACTCGGAAGCGAGCGCCGAACTCGCTGCGTTCGCCGAGAAACACGGCATTCCGGTCATGGAGACCCAGGCCGGCAAGTCCGCTCTGCCGCATTCGCATCCGCTGAATATGGGTTCCATCGGCGTCACCGGCACGTCCGCCTCCAACGCATTGGCGGAAGAGGCCGATGTCGTGCTCGCCGTCGGCTCACGGCTGCAGGATTTCACCACCGGTTCCTGGGCGCTCTTCAAAAACGAGGCGCTGAAGATCATCGGCCTCAACGTCCAGGCGTTCGACGCCGGCAAGCACCAGGGACAGCCGCTGATTGCCGACGCGCGGGCCGGCCTCAACCGCATTTCCGGCGGTCTCGGTAGCCACAAGGCCGATACAGCCTGGACCGAGAGGGCAAAAGCGGGCAAGGCCGAGTGGCTTGCTGAAGCCGAGAGGGCGACCGCCACCACCAATGCCGCACTTCCCTCCGACGCTCAGGTCATCGGCGCCGTCCAGCGCGCCCGCGGCGGCAGGCAAACGACGCTCGTCTGCGCCGCCGGGGGGCTTCCGGGCGAGCTGCACAAACTGTGGCAGGCGGAGGAGCCGGGCGGCTATCACATGGAATACGGCTTTTCGACCATGGGCTACGAAGTCGCCGGCGGTCTGGGCGTAAAGCTTGCCAAGCCCGATAGCGACGTGATCGTCATGGTGGGCGACGGCAGCTACATGATGCTGAACTCGGAGATCGCCTCTTCCGTCATGCTCGGCGCCAAATTCACCGTCGTGCTGCTCGACAATGCCGGCTATGGTTGCATCAACCGGCTGCAGATGGGAACGGGCGGCGCCAACTTCAACAATCTGCTGAAGGACACCCATCATGTGGAGCTGCCTCGGATCGACTTCGCCGCGCACGCCGCCGCCATGGGCGCCGTGACCCGCAAGGTCGGCTCGATCCCCGAGCTCGAAACTGCGCTCGCGGAGACCGCCGACGAGGCGCGCACGACCGTCATCGTCATCGATACCGATCCGCTGATCACAACGGAGGCCGGCGGGCACTGGTGGGACGTCGCGGTACCGGAGGTTTCGGACCGAGACCAGGTGAAGGCCGCCCGCGAAGGCTACGAGAAGGCCCTCCAGGCCCAGCGGTTTGGTTGA
- the coaBC gene encoding bifunctional phosphopantothenoylcysteine decarboxylase/phosphopantothenate--cysteine ligase CoaBC: MTLSGKRILLIIAGGIAAYKSLDLIRRLRERGADVRPVMTAAAQRFVTPLTVGALSASHVFTELFSREDEQDVGHIRLARHCDLVVVAPATADLMAKMAHGHADDLASTVLLATDRPVLLAPAMNPRMWSHPATHRNRATLAGDGVRFVGPATGEMAESGEAGEGRMAEALEIVAAVEEFFNGAGPLAGRKAIVTSGPTHEPIDPVRYIANRSSGKQGHAIAAALARLGAEVTLVSGPVTIADPAGVRVVRVERAEEMRDAVLAALPADVAVMVAAVADWRVALAAGNKIKKRPGEAPPPLQLAENPDILKTVGHHASRPKLVIGFAAETENVAENGRAKLQKKGADYILANDVSPATGIMGGDRNRVKLIGRDGTEEWPEMGKDDVAAKLAALIAAKLSS, translated from the coding sequence ATGACACTGTCGGGCAAGCGCATTCTTCTCATCATAGCCGGCGGAATCGCGGCCTATAAGAGCCTCGACCTGATCCGCCGCCTGCGCGAGCGCGGTGCCGACGTGCGCCCGGTGATGACGGCGGCGGCGCAGCGTTTCGTCACGCCGCTGACCGTTGGCGCGCTTTCGGCCTCTCACGTTTTCACGGAGCTTTTCTCGCGCGAGGACGAGCAGGATGTCGGTCACATCCGGCTGGCGCGGCATTGCGATCTCGTGGTCGTGGCCCCGGCAACGGCCGACCTGATGGCAAAGATGGCGCACGGTCACGCCGACGACCTCGCCTCGACGGTGCTCCTGGCGACCGACCGACCGGTGCTGCTCGCGCCGGCGATGAACCCGAGGATGTGGTCGCACCCGGCCACGCACCGCAACCGCGCGACGCTCGCCGGCGACGGCGTCCGCTTCGTCGGACCTGCCACTGGCGAAATGGCCGAGAGCGGCGAGGCAGGGGAAGGCCGCATGGCCGAAGCTCTGGAGATCGTCGCGGCGGTCGAGGAATTTTTCAACGGAGCAGGCCCGCTCGCCGGTCGCAAGGCCATCGTCACATCCGGACCGACGCACGAGCCAATCGATCCGGTGCGCTACATCGCCAACCGGTCGTCCGGCAAGCAGGGCCACGCGATCGCCGCAGCACTGGCGCGGCTCGGCGCCGAGGTCACGCTCGTTTCCGGGCCGGTGACGATCGCGGACCCCGCCGGCGTCCGCGTCGTACGGGTCGAGCGCGCCGAGGAGATGCGCGATGCGGTGTTGGCCGCGCTGCCGGCCGATGTGGCCGTCATGGTGGCAGCCGTCGCCGACTGGCGCGTCGCATTGGCCGCCGGCAACAAGATCAAGAAGCGGCCGGGCGAGGCCCCTCCTCCGCTGCAGCTTGCAGAGAATCCCGATATCCTGAAGACCGTCGGCCACCACGCATCGCGGCCCAAGCTCGTGATCGGCTTTGCCGCCGAGACCGAGAACGTCGCCGAGAACGGCCGCGCCAAGCTCCAGAAGAAGGGGGCCGATTACATTCTGGCCAACGACGTTTCGCCCGCAACCGGCATCATGGGCGGCGACCGCAATCGGGTTAAGCTGATCGGCCGTGACGGTACCGAGGAATGGCCGGAAATGGGCAAGGACGATGTCGCGGCGAAGCTCGCCGCGCTGATCGCGGCGAAGCTTTCATCCTGA
- a CDS encoding SDR family oxidoreductase — MDLGISGKKALVLGGSKGLGRGIAEALAGEGVAVALTGRNVETAAKAAAEIGPNAAGFSLDLAKPEVVDPFLDRLAASFGQIDILVLNGGGPPPTNAADIDPGFWRAQFEAMVLSGMRISHRLLPSMRERRFGRIVAVASTSIREPIPGLTASNALRSALAGWMKTLASEVAADGVTVNMLLPGRLATDRTLSFDRKDAEAEGVSVETVAVRSQSEIPVGRYGTPAEFGAAAAFLASRQAAYITGIALPVDGGLSRSML, encoded by the coding sequence ATGGATCTCGGCATTAGCGGCAAAAAGGCGCTCGTTCTCGGTGGCAGCAAAGGGCTCGGGCGCGGTATCGCCGAAGCGCTTGCGGGGGAAGGCGTTGCGGTCGCGCTGACCGGCCGGAACGTCGAAACCGCAGCGAAGGCCGCAGCGGAAATCGGCCCGAATGCTGCCGGCTTTTCGCTGGACCTGGCAAAGCCTGAAGTCGTCGACCCCTTCCTCGATCGGCTCGCCGCTTCATTCGGACAGATCGATATTCTGGTGCTGAACGGTGGCGGTCCGCCGCCGACGAATGCTGCCGACATCGATCCCGGCTTCTGGCGGGCCCAGTTCGAGGCGATGGTGCTTTCCGGCATGCGCATTTCGCACCGCCTGCTGCCGTCCATGCGGGAGCGCCGCTTCGGCCGCATCGTTGCCGTCGCCTCCACCAGCATCCGCGAGCCGATCCCTGGCCTGACGGCGTCCAACGCGTTGCGCAGCGCGCTTGCCGGCTGGATGAAGACGCTCGCCAGCGAGGTGGCAGCCGACGGCGTGACCGTCAACATGCTCCTGCCCGGCCGGCTTGCGACGGACCGGACCCTGAGCTTCGATCGCAAGGATGCGGAGGCCGAGGGCGTCAGCGTCGAAACCGTTGCAGTGCGCAGCCAGTCGGAAATTCCGGTCGGGCGCTATGGGACGCCGGCCGAGTTCGGTGCTGCCGCAGCCTTTCTCGCAAGCCGGCAGGCCGCCTACATCACCGGGATTGCGCTGCCCGTCGACGGCGGGCTCAGCCGTTCGATGCTCTGA
- a CDS encoding NAD(P)/FAD-dependent oxidoreductase, with the protein MAVDVMPVDVAIVGGSYAGLSAALQLARARRSVVVVDAGARRNRFAESSHGFLSRDGEAPATIAAHGREQLLAYPNVRFVEGTADTARRDGANLVVSVQGEKIAARRLILATGVVDELPSIPGLQERWGRAVFHCPYCHGYELGQGRIGVLATGESSFHQAMMLPDWGPTTLFANGAFEPDAAQAAMLEARGVEIERERVVAVDGAKASVVLDGGRTVSLEGLFVASRTRMASDLPAALGCEFEDGPLGPYIRTNEAKETSVERIYACGDAARGAGSVSHAVGDGVTAAVAAHKSLIFDVH; encoded by the coding sequence ATGGCGGTTGATGTGATGCCGGTAGACGTGGCGATCGTGGGTGGAAGCTATGCAGGGCTGTCGGCGGCACTGCAATTGGCCAGAGCCAGACGCTCCGTGGTCGTCGTCGATGCGGGCGCGCGCAGGAACCGCTTTGCCGAATCGTCGCATGGGTTCCTCAGCCGGGACGGCGAGGCGCCTGCGACGATCGCGGCGCACGGCCGGGAACAGTTGCTGGCCTATCCCAATGTGCGTTTCGTCGAAGGAACGGCCGATACGGCGCGCCGCGACGGCGCCAATCTGGTCGTCTCGGTGCAGGGCGAAAAGATCGCGGCGCGGCGGCTGATCCTGGCAACGGGCGTCGTCGATGAGCTGCCGTCGATACCGGGGCTTCAGGAACGCTGGGGCCGCGCCGTCTTTCATTGCCCCTATTGCCATGGTTATGAGCTCGGGCAGGGCCGCATCGGCGTTCTCGCAACCGGTGAGTCCAGTTTTCACCAGGCCATGATGCTGCCGGACTGGGGGCCGACCACCCTTTTCGCCAATGGAGCGTTCGAGCCCGATGCCGCTCAGGCCGCCATGCTGGAAGCGCGCGGTGTGGAGATCGAAAGGGAGAGGGTCGTCGCTGTCGACGGAGCGAAGGCGAGCGTGGTTCTCGATGGCGGCCGGACCGTTTCTCTCGAAGGCCTGTTCGTCGCGTCGCGCACCCGCATGGCGAGCGATCTGCCTGCAGCGCTCGGCTGCGAATTCGAGGACGGGCCGCTCGGACCCTATATCCGGACGAACGAGGCAAAGGAGACGAGCGTCGAGCGCATCTATGCCTGTGGCGATGCCGCGCGGGGCGCGGGCTCGGTCTCGCATGCGGTCGGCGATGGCGTCACGGCAGCCGTGGCCGCGCATAAGTCACTGATTTTCGACGTACACTGA
- a CDS encoding bifunctional 5-dehydro-2-deoxygluconokinase/5-dehydro-2-deoxyphosphogluconate aldolase, whose translation MSQISSAQVPSGAGAKPLDLITIGRASVDLYGQQIGTRLEDVASFAKSVGGCPCNISVGTARLGLKSALLTRVGDEQMGRFIREQLQREGVETRGIVTDPERLTALAILSVENDKSFPLLFYRDNCADNALCEDDISEDFIGSARAVLVTGTHFAKPNADAAQRKAMRIAKESGARIVFDIDYRPNLWGLAGHDAGESRYIASDRVSAHLKTVLGDCDLIVGTEEEVLIASGESDLLAALKTIRSLSEATIVLKRGPMGCIVYDGPISDDLEDGIVGKGFPIEVYNVLGAGDAFMSGFLRGWLTGEPHATSATWANACGAFAVSRLLCAPEIPTWTELQYFLEHGSKEKALRKDEAINHVHWATTRRRDIPLLMALAVDHRSQLEDIAEGNPELLSRIPAFKVLAVRAAAEVAQGRSGFGMLIDDKYGRDALYAAGAHRDFWIGKPIELPGSRPLTFEFSQDLGSRLVDWPVDHCIKVLSFYHPDDPAELKAAQVAKLRSAFEAARKVGREILIEIIAGKHGTLDDRTIPRALEELYDAGLKPDWWKLEPQASRAAWAAIDAVIEARDPLCRGVVLLGLEAPYEVLKDGFAAARMSKTVKGFAVGRTIFADAAKAWLSGRMTDEQAVSDMAAKFKALVDLWLQLGETKAA comes from the coding sequence GTGAGCCAGATTTCGTCGGCCCAAGTTCCATCAGGTGCGGGTGCCAAGCCCCTCGACCTCATCACGATCGGCAGAGCTTCGGTCGACCTCTACGGACAGCAGATCGGCACGCGGCTCGAAGACGTGGCGAGCTTCGCCAAATCGGTCGGCGGCTGCCCCTGCAACATTTCCGTGGGCACAGCGCGCCTCGGCCTGAAATCGGCGCTCCTGACGCGCGTCGGCGACGAACAGATGGGCCGCTTCATCCGCGAGCAGCTTCAGCGCGAAGGCGTGGAGACGCGCGGCATCGTCACCGACCCGGAGCGGCTGACCGCACTTGCGATCCTCTCCGTCGAGAACGACAAATCCTTCCCGCTCCTTTTCTATCGCGACAACTGCGCCGACAACGCGCTTTGCGAGGACGATATTTCGGAAGATTTCATCGGTTCCGCGCGCGCGGTCCTCGTCACCGGCACGCATTTTGCCAAGCCGAATGCGGATGCCGCCCAGCGCAAGGCGATGAGGATCGCCAAGGAAAGCGGCGCCAGGATCGTCTTCGACATCGATTACCGCCCTAATCTATGGGGTCTTGCGGGTCACGATGCGGGCGAGAGCCGCTACATTGCCTCGGACCGCGTTTCGGCGCATCTGAAGACCGTGCTCGGCGATTGCGACCTGATTGTCGGCACCGAGGAAGAGGTGCTGATCGCATCGGGCGAAAGCGACCTCCTCGCGGCACTCAAGACCATCCGCTCCCTCTCCGAAGCCACGATCGTGCTCAAACGTGGACCGATGGGCTGCATCGTCTATGATGGACCGATCTCGGACGATCTCGAAGACGGTATCGTCGGCAAGGGTTTTCCAATCGAAGTCTATAACGTTCTCGGCGCCGGCGACGCTTTCATGTCGGGCTTTCTGCGCGGCTGGCTCACCGGCGAGCCGCACGCGACGTCCGCTACCTGGGCCAATGCCTGCGGCGCCTTCGCGGTCTCGCGCCTGCTCTGCGCGCCGGAAATCCCGACCTGGACCGAACTGCAATATTTCCTCGAGCACGGCAGCAAGGAGAAGGCGCTGCGCAAGGACGAGGCGATCAACCACGTGCACTGGGCGACGACGCGCCGGCGCGACATCCCGCTCCTGATGGCGCTCGCCGTCGACCATCGCAGTCAGCTCGAGGACATTGCCGAGGGAAATCCGGAACTGCTCTCGCGCATCCCGGCCTTCAAGGTGCTTGCCGTCAGGGCTGCGGCAGAGGTAGCTCAAGGCCGTTCCGGCTTCGGCATGCTGATCGACGACAAATACGGCCGCGATGCGCTCTATGCCGCCGGCGCCCATCGCGACTTCTGGATCGGCAAGCCGATCGAGCTTCCGGGATCACGGCCGCTTACCTTCGAATTCAGCCAGGACCTCGGCAGCCGTCTCGTCGACTGGCCGGTCGACCACTGCATCAAGGTGCTTTCCTTCTACCATCCCGACGATCCGGCCGAACTCAAGGCCGCTCAGGTCGCAAAGTTGCGTTCGGCCTTCGAGGCGGCGCGCAAGGTCGGGCGCGAGATCCTGATCGAGATCATCGCCGGCAAGCACGGGACACTCGACGACCGGACCATTCCGCGGGCGCTGGAGGAGCTCTATGATGCCGGCTTGAAGCCGGACTGGTGGAAGCTCGAGCCGCAAGCGAGCCGCGCCGCCTGGGCTGCGATCGATGCCGTGATCGAGGCGCGCGATCCGCTTTGCCGGGGCGTGGTGCTCCTCGGCCTGGAAGCACCCTATGAGGTGTTGAAAGACGGTTTCGCCGCCGCCAGAATGTCGAAGACGGTCAAGGGATTTGCCGTCGGCCGGACGATCTTCGCCGACGCTGCCAAGGCCTGGCTTTCCGGCAGGATGACCGACGAGCAGGCAGTCTCCGACATGGCGGCGAAGTTCAAGGCGCTCGTCGATCTCTGGCTGCAATTGGGTGAGACCAAGGCGGCGTAA